From Thermococcus barophilus MP:
TCTTCAGAAATGGCTGGAAAGAAAGGATTTGGTGCAGTCATTTATGCAGATAAGGTGCTACAAAGAGAACCTAATATGACTGCAATGGAGGTAATGATTTCAGAGAGTCAGGAGAGGATGCTTTTTGCTATTAAAAAGGAAGATTTGGAAGATATGTCAAAGATTTTTGAGAAGTATGAACTTGAGTGGACAGTTGTTGGAGAGATAATAGACAAGCCAAGATACCTTGTTTACTGGGGTAAAGAAAAAGTTGCTGATTTGCCAATTGATCTGCTCACAGAAGTTCCAATAATAGAGTGGGAAGCCAAGCCGTACAGTGTTGAAAGAGACGTCCAAACTCCTGAAATCTCTCCGCAGGATGCTTTTCTTAAAGTTCTCTCAAGCCCAAACATATTAAGCAAAGAATGGGTTTACAGGCAGTATGACCATGAAGTTCAAGGAAGGACAGTTCTAAAGCCCGGTCTGGATGCGGCTGTGCTGAAAATAAACGATGAATACGGCTTAGCTTTTGTGAGCGATGGGAATCCCTCCTATTCCTATCTGAACCCCTACCACGGTGCAATGGCTTGTGTAGTTGAAGCTGTTAGGAATCTTACTTCTGTTGGTGCTAAACCTCTGTCTTTAGTTGATAACTTAAACTTTGCCTCCCCAGAGAGACCTGAGGTGTATTGGAGCTTCATCGAGACGGTTAAAGGACTCAGAGATGCGGCAAATACCTTTGGATTAGCCTATGTCAGCGGTAACGTGAGCTTTTACAACGAGGTTGGCAACAAACCGATAAAGCCAACTCCGGTAGTTGCGGCTTTAGGAAAGGTCAAGCTTGAGCACATTACAACCATGGACTTTAAGGATGAAGGAGAGCTCATTGCTATCGTTGGGGTTACAAAGAAGGAATTGGGGGGAAGTGAGCTCTATAGAGTTTTGGGCATTGAAGGTGGAATCGCTCCGAGAGTTGACTTAAAAGCGGAGAAAGAAAACGTTGAAGGCATTTTAAAGGCAATTGAGCATGGATCAGTAAAAACTGTCCATGACGTAAGCAGGGGAGGTTTGGCGATAGCTTTAGCTGAGATGGCAATAGCGAGCGGATTGGGCTTTGAGGTTGACATAAGTAAAGTTCCAGTGGAAGCAAAGCTCTCTCCCTTAGAAGTGCTGTTTTCAGAAAGTCAAGCAAGATTTATAGTCAGCTTTGAAGAAGAAAACCTTGAAAAGCTCAGGAAAATTTTCAAAGACTTTGCAGTTATAGGAGAAGTTAAAGGCAGAGAAATGGTGTTTAAGAGCAATGAGGACAAAGTAATTGGGGTAAGTGTAAAAGAAGGGAGAAAAATTTACGGTTCACTTCCAAGGCTTCTTGGAGAGTAACTTTTCTTTTTATTTTCCAACTGGATAGTTTGGTGCTTCGTTCGTTATGAAGATGTCGTGTGGATGGCTTTCCCTGAGCCCGGCATGTGTTATTATCACAAACTCCCCTTTTTCTTTCAGCTCTTGAATGTTCTTTGCTCCAACGTACCCCATTCCAGCTCTTAGACCTCCAATGAGCTGGTATAGGACTTCACTAACACTCCCCTTATAAGGAACAACCCCTTCAACGCCCTCCGGGACGAACTTTCTTGTCTTCATGTGACCTCCCTGATAATATCTCTCTGCTCCTCCTTTCATCATTGCCCCTAAAGAACCCATTCCCCTGTACTGTTTGTATTTCCTTCCGTTGATAATTACCTCTTTTCCTGGAGCTTCCTTTGTTCCGGCTAAGAGATTCCCAAGCATTACAGCATCAGCCCCAGCTGCAATGGCTTTTACGATATCTCCAGAGTACTTGATCCCTCCATCTGCAATGACCTTAATTCCGTATTCTCCTGCCCTGTCTGCTACCAGTGCTATTGCTGTGATTTGAGGAACACCCACTCCAGCCACCACTCTTGTTGTGCATATGCTCCCTGGTCCTATTCCAACTTTAATGGCATCTGCAAAGGTAAGATCATCAACTGCCTTTGGATTTGCAATGTTTCCAACTATTAAGTCAGCGTCAACTTTAGCTCTAATCTCCTTCATGGACTTTATTGCCTTAAGGTTATGCGCATGGGCAGTGTCAATGACTATGACAT
This genomic window contains:
- the purL gene encoding phosphoribosylformylglycinamidine synthase subunit PurL — protein: MFPHKEKFVREKLGREPNELEWAMIEVMWSEHASYKSSRKWLKLLPTKNEHVILGPGEDAGVVKFDENTAIVVGIESHNHPSAVEPYGGAATGVGGIVRDILCMGARPIALLDPIRFGPLEKERNRYLFEYVVKGIADYGNRIGVPTVGGETEFDESLDGYTLVNVACIGIMHPNELVHSYVTESGLLLVLVGNKTGRDGIYGVTFASEELSKNAEEEDRSAVQIPDPFTEKLLIEATLEAVKTGKVKALKDLGGGGLTCASSEMAGKKGFGAVIYADKVLQREPNMTAMEVMISESQERMLFAIKKEDLEDMSKIFEKYELEWTVVGEIIDKPRYLVYWGKEKVADLPIDLLTEVPIIEWEAKPYSVERDVQTPEISPQDAFLKVLSSPNILSKEWVYRQYDHEVQGRTVLKPGLDAAVLKINDEYGLAFVSDGNPSYSYLNPYHGAMACVVEAVRNLTSVGAKPLSLVDNLNFASPERPEVYWSFIETVKGLRDAANTFGLAYVSGNVSFYNEVGNKPIKPTPVVAALGKVKLEHITTMDFKDEGELIAIVGVTKKELGGSELYRVLGIEGGIAPRVDLKAEKENVEGILKAIEHGSVKTVHDVSRGGLAIALAEMAIASGLGFEVDISKVPVEAKLSPLEVLFSESQARFIVSFEEENLEKLRKIFKDFAVIGEVKGREMVFKSNEDKVIGVSVKEGRKIYGSLPRLLGE
- the guaB gene encoding IMP dehydrogenase, with the translated sequence MGKFEQKFVNAIRGYTFDDVLLIPQATEVEPKDVDVSTQITPNIKLNIPILSAAMDTVTEWEMAVAMAREGGLGVIHRNMSIGEQVEMVKKVKKAERFIIEDVITISPDETLDYALFLMEKHDIDGLPVIKDGKVVGIVSKKDIAAKEGQKVKDIMTKEVITVEEDISVEEAMKIMVKNRIDRLPVVNKKGKLIGLITMSDLVLRKKFKNAVRDENGDLLVAAAVGPFDLKRALALDRAGADVIVIDTAHAHNLKAIKSMKEIRAKVDADLIVGNIANPKAVDDLTFADAIKVGIGPGSICTTRVVAGVGVPQITAIALVADRAGEYGIKVIADGGIKYSGDIVKAIAAGADAVMLGNLLAGTKEAPGKEVIINGRKYKQYRGMGSLGAMMKGGAERYYQGGHMKTRKFVPEGVEGVVPYKGSVSEVLYQLIGGLRAGMGYVGAKNIQELKEKGEFVIITHAGLRESHPHDIFITNEAPNYPVGK